ggacttaagaatgagccttgatgtaatcctacagttaggggaagctttcggtttgtccttcatgagttcgtacggcagtctttgctccttcatacatatcctttatagcttggatatatgctactcgtactcctttcttctctaaaatcctccaaagaatgtctcttgggactctatcatatgctttttccaaatctataaagaccatgtgtaaatcctttttcccatctctatatctttccatcaatcttcgtaagagatagattgccttcatggttgagcgccctggcatgaacccgaattggttgtccgaaacccgtgtctcttgcctcagtctatgctcaatgactctctcccagagcttcattgtatgactcattagcttaatacctctatagttcatgcaattttgtacgtcgcccttattcttgtagataggcaccaaagtgctctttcgccactcatttggcatcttcttcgttttcagaatcctattgaaaaggtcagtgagccatgctatacatgtctctcccaagactttccacacttcgatcggtatatcgtctgggtccactgcttttctatgcttcatcttcttcaaagctacaaccacttcttccttcctgattcgacgataaaaggagtagtttctacactcttctgagttactcaactcccctaaaaaagtactcctttcatgtccttcattgaaaagattatgaaaataacctctccatctgtctttgaccgcgttctctgtagcaagaacatttccatcctcatccttgatgcacctcacttggtttaggtcccttgtcttcttttcccttgctctagctagtttatagatatccaactctccttctttgatatctagtcgcttatacatatcgtcataagccgctaacttagcttctctcacagctttcttcgcctcttgcttcgctcttctatacctttcaccattttcatcagtcttgtccttgtataaggctttacaacattccttcttagccttcacctttgtttgtacctcctcattccaccaccaagattccttttggtgtggagcaaagcccttggactctcctaatacctcttttgatacttttcggatacaactagccatggaatcccacctttggctagcttccccctctctatcccacccacactgggtgattacatAAGTATTACAAAGAACGAAAATTTAAAATCTTACTTGCAAACTTTTGTAACTTTCATGAATGAAATAGAGATGAAAAGAATATGTAATCAGAAGCAAATCCTCACCTCCTATGCCACCAACTGTCAAAATTGATTGCACAGCCACCCCACACGCCTCAGCTAAAGCCATTATCCCAATCACAAAAAGACCAACGGATGAAATGTTGTCCATAGCTAGCAACTTGTCCCGATCAAGACCAAGCAAAGCTCGAGTCGCTAATGCATGAGTGAACACGTTTGTCTTCCACCGATGTAGAAACCACACAAATGAAAGGATAAGCGCACCTCTCCATGCTGGTGCAAGATACTGCACAGCTATAGTGGTTGGTGCTACCATCACGCCACTGCAAATCAAAGTCATCTTAATCATTTAACAATGTAGAAAACGAAACTGCATAAATGTGAATAGAAAAATGATTATGAAGCATATACTGGAAGTTGGAACCACTAACATTTGAGAAAATGCCATGAACGTAACTAGATATCGCACTGGGTCCTCCAAAGCACCCCAAAAACTTTTCTCATATGGAACTTGCTCTTCAGATGGACTTGCAGATAACAAAGCAGCGCGCCCTTGATTTCCGTAATTGTGAAATCTCCTGAAAAGCCTCGGCATCACAAACCAAGCAAATATAGTACCTAACAAAGTACAACCAATGGGAACAACCACATTTCTAAGATGTGGATTTGAATCCAGCAACTGCTGAATATAAGGAGACAGTTCAGTGGATGTTTCTTTAGCCTTCTGTCCAGTAAAAGTTGCCGCATCCAATGCACTCTGCCATGCATCCTTAAACTTGCCAACCCAGTCACTTCCAACAATGCCACTATTACCAACATCCACTTCACTTCCACCAGAAGCAGCCGGAACTCCTAGTCCTGGTTCCCCAGTTTTATCAGCATTGCTACCAAAAAATGATGAGTATGAACGGCTACTAAAAATTGGGTTTATCAAAACCAGTGGAGTAGCACCCCTAATCTGTGTACTCGACAATGTAGATGAAAATGCTGAAATGGGCTTCGTAGTGTAAGATTGGATATTGACAAATGATACAGAACCCAATGCTCTAGAATGAGCCCTTGCAAAGGTCTTATGAGATTGTGTTTCCTTCGAATGGTAACTCCGATTTACAAAAGCATAGGCTGGTCTTATATGACCCGGATCAGTGTAGTTCACAATTTTCCAATAAGAAGTATACGACTGAAACGACTGCAAGTTGAGAGAGAAAAGGGTAGACTTGCGAAGTGATTTCAACATGGAAAGCCTAACTCCAGCCATTACCGAAAACTTAGTACAGCAGAATATCCTACAATAATAAGGGCATTGTTCGATCTCTACAAGCTTAAGAGGACCTGATTGAATCCAATAAAACTCTCATGGCATCTCAATCTGCAAATTTGGGTGGAAAAATAGAGAAAGTAAATCACTAATAGTGATTATAGAAACAAAATGGAAAAACCTAGTCAAAATCTAATGAAATTCGGGTAATAACGCATGGATTCAAGCTTAACAATGCTGACTACACATTTGTACATAAATCCTAGACCCCTGTTCGGATGCTGAGAAAGTCAAggtaaactaaaaacaaaacaaaccccATGAATCAATGAACTCCTTCCTTCAAGTTGGTCTCCAAAGATCAGAATTTTTCTTAAATTCCTTCAAATAAAAAGCTAAAAAACtatttttgaactttgaaatTCTGGGTTTCTTTTAAGTCGTTTTCTGGGCAACCAAACAGAGAATTATAGTGGGGATTGGTGATACAGACCTGCGACGGTTGATTTTGGAGGTCTACATGGACATTCTGAGAGACCCAGAAGAGCGAGCGAGCGAGCTTCTTTACTTTGCTTCGGAAATACGAAAAGCCGAGAGAGCTTCGGACCTCCGGTGCGTATAAAAGAGAAGCGGTGTAAAGAATGATGTGACGAGCAAGCGCTGCTACAGCTTCCGATTCTTTCCTTCTGTTCCGATGGCTTTGACTGACATGTTAGTATGATGATCTAACGGTGGAGAAAAATAGGCTGAAAGAGTCGGATCTAATTGCAAATTTGCAACGTACCAATTTCtccaattattattattattttttttatatatacaaGCAGTATTTTATGTTATCACACCTAAATTTTAATATAAGAATACTTGTTTTGTCTAACTATGTGACATTTTAACCATTGAGTGAAATTACGGTAAACTTTCAAATCAGGTTTACTTTCTGGTTTGAGGCCCAACGTTAGCAAAAACACATATGATTTCTTGGCTGAAAGTTTTGAAATGATTTATGCCATTGAATTGTTGCCagatgtgagttgaaatgcttTTAGCTTTTCCGGATCCCACTGAGGGTTAGTCTTACTATATACCCTTTAGGGTGCCGCATAGTTCAatctttgaccaaaaaaaaaaaaaaaactaaactgaCATATTAAAACTTGTTTTCATTAACATAAAATGATTGTTGCTGTCATCATAAGTGTCAGTGTTTTATAGCAATCGAACTCTCATATAATTTTGATTCattataatttattattgttGTTTGCCTTTGACCCagatatgaaaaataatttatcatAATATTATACCTAACCAACCTATGCTTTAGAGGTTTAAGAGCATCTCCATTGATGTCCTAAAAACAGTCCTACCATTGTATTTCCTTAAATGTAAGGATTTGGTATGAGAAGTTACATAGTGCATGTTATCACTTGGTTTCATTGGCTCACAGTATGATCACTCTATCTTTGTCAAAAGGGatcctactttggttttcattcttgtctatgttgatgacattcttGTCATTGGTCCTTCATCTCAAGCCTGCTAGCAAGTTATCACTCAACTCAGTGCACTATTTTTTTCCAATGACCTAGGTTTATTGCACTGTTTCCTTAGTTTTGAACTCAAGAGATCTTGTAAAGGCATTTTTATCTCTCAAACCAAGTATATTCTAGATTTACTGAAAAAGGCAAGACATGGTTCATGAAAACTGTGTGTCACTCCTCTTAGCATCTCCAAATTAGATCATGCCTATCCTCTTCTAAAAAATCATGTAGAGCACAGATCCTTAGTGGGTGTCTTACAATATTTTACTTGGACTAGACCAGATTTATCCTTTACTATAAATCTTGTCTGCTAATTTATTCATAGCCACGATTTTCTCACTTTCAAGTAGTTAAGCGAATATTAAGGTACCTCGAGGGCTTCATTGATCTTGGTCTTTGGTTTTTTAAGTGCTCCACAACTCCTTCCATCAATGGTTTTACAGATGTTGACTGGGCaaattgctctataaatagaaaatcaattGGTGGTTTCTGCATATTTTTGGGAAATTCTATATCAGTTGGAGTGCTAAACAGCAACCAACAGTGGCCAGTTCCTCTATAGAAGCAGAGTACTCCTTGGCAAGCACTGTTGTAGAAATCACATGGATTTGTAAGCTACTGATTGATATTGGTCTTACACTTCCTTATTCTCCTACGTTGTGGTGTGATAACATCTCAGCCATTTCTTTGGCTAAAAATCCTCTTTTGCATGCTCAAACAAGCATGTAGAAATTGACTACCATTACTTTCGTGAAAAGGTTTTGGCTTAAGAAGCCTTTGTTCACTTTGTCTGTTCACATGATCAAATTGTTGATATATGTACCAAAGCTTTACCCAAGCTCAGGTTCAACAGTCTTCGAGACAAACTTTCCCTTCGAAAACCTTAGTTTGAGGGGGGGTTATTAAGGTTAATAATGATCCAGCTAAAGGTAAGACTAGGCCTGGCCTAGGCCCAGTGCGCACAGGGTGACTATCTGGGGCCCAAAAAAATTGgaggcaccaaaattattaaggtggtatatttatatatgtttttataagagtataaatttataaaatttggtttagtGCCAAAGAAATGTAACTAGAATTGgtggttttgttgtttaaaattaaagaGGAGGCCTtaggttcaaaacaccatgtgtgcttatttacattccaatttttacaaatttcttttcataacaatataaatttataaaatttggctcaatgatcaagaagtttaattagaaacaatggtttttgttgtttaaaattaacgagaggtcctaagttcaaaatgttatgtgcatgtttatttttttcaatttctacaaatttttgtttggttgttaatttatttactAGCTAGTAActatgtgggttgttatttttaaatatttgttccaattcaagtctaatcttcaacaaagagtaatgcgtagactaaatttttagaccaaatttgcaaataatATTACGTGTTATCAAAAGGTTTAATTTAGTGTTCATTCATTACTACATATCCTTAAAGACTCGAaaacaatattatatttttagtcttatattgacgaggttagtaaataagaaaaaataccTCACGATTtaaacaaaaacactttaaaagttcatatggaaaacaaaactcataatctatctacttgtaagtccaaagttttttggtttccttctcgcaatacaaaataaattagttattccgtattttttaattattgagtttgaagtgtttttctaatataattttatcgatgtcttacgtgtgaaaacaaataattttttatatgaaGTGATGGCACACTTTTTGGCATCACCATAGGCCTTAAAAATCTCAAGAATAGCCCTGAGTAAGACTTAGATATTGTAGAGTTTGTTATTTTTGGTTATAATAGTTTGGTTAGTAAGAGTGAGATGTAATCTCAATTGCGTAAACgagttgtatatatatactcaagatgtaaattttatttctttacATGAGTAAAATCATTTTTCTCTAATATCCAAGCCCTACAAAGGCTTAACGTCCCCATGAAGATCGACCCAGCCAAACTCGTGCAACAATCAATTTGCTACGACAAGACCCGATCCTGGACTGTATCTGTTTAATGGGGCTATGCGGTTCAAATATTTTGGGGCATTTTCTCTCCTCGAGAACTAGAACAACCAGCCAGGATGTTCATCAATTGGTACAAGAAAGCTGACTTCACTAGCTACGAATTCAACATCCGTCCCGTCAGCAGACACCCTTGTCAAAAACCATTTGTGTATTACTGACGAATGCTGTGTACAGCAAAAATACAAATCATACGGCAACTGAACATGTTCTTGATGAAGTATCAAATCCTCAATGCAACTGGAAGATGGAAAATCCCTCTCGCATTGACCGAGTACGTAAATCTTACACCAATCAACGATTTAGAGCTGTATTGACAGTGTTATATACTAGtctgcatattttttttttacttcggGTGCAGGTAATCTTCACATTTAATTGACATCCATTACTAAAGAAAATATGTTATTGTAATTTGAACAGTGTAGGAGAAGAAATTGTTGCAAAATCTTGCCAAGTAAAAAGAAGAAAGGCTCCATGGCCATTGAGGTAGAAGCATGCAATGAAGATGAAGTGGCTCAAGTGCGGTAATGTATATATGATTCTAAAGAGCCTTCCTAGCCATTCAGCCATTCACAATTTTGTTCATTTCAATTTATAAGTTGTGGTTGGGGATAAATTTCAAGCTTGTATGATGTGGGAGAAACTAACACATAAATTAAACCTTATATATTATGCAATCGTAGCACGAGTAAGTAAAGATCGTTCTATTCCAGGGATTAGTAgagatgctaatcaacacaaattaaacttataaaactaaaaactaagttaaactaacaTCAAAACAATGAGCAGGGagattttggatgaatttaatgaaaacaaaagtaaatgcagcaagtaaattaagttgtgaatgaaatatggatgaaaggACAGCTAaatgattcttctccacacatgaaacatatgcatacaaatcgacttccagttattcttcctataaaccatgaatgacaatgccaaaaattaattgtgaacaatactaattaactctcagattttcctaagttcattgaattggactcagcgatgCAACCAAagtattcttctcaagttccctaactatgaaaagcgtgatagagatacatctcaaagatcattaagttttgtgaaaatcataagtattgacaaagcattcgtaattatgaaaaacatgatactcctgccaagaatttacttaactcaatcatgactagtgacttttactacttgcaaatataaattcataacgattaggtgaaattcctttatattctagcaccaaATCCCTGCAAGCAAACTAAGTTTGCAtctttaataaacatacaagaataagttctctataaagcagataagtaaaacacattcatgatttatgaaacaataactggatgtaatcaatttatataaaacatatgatcatggcttcgaattcacctctaactaaaaagaaacttagttacacatgttcatcataactgaaaatcaatctaaaataaacattgaaacttaaaacaaagatagaaagaactTTGAAAATTCCAGcaacttcaatggatgaatggtagGCACGGCACACCCCAAAATCGCTGCAGGAATTTCATATATGTAGGGAAGGAAACAGCTGAATCCATGGAGGAAAAGGTTTTGGTATTTTGAAATTATTTTAGGACTCTAAGAATCAGGTAGAGAGTAttggaatgtgattaggatTCCTCCTTGCAGCcagagataagataagataagataagataatgttggataagataggataaggttggataagataaggtaagaTAATCTTCCTCTCCAACtaggattcctctttcttgtgtaattccttgccttccaagcctcaactttaattcctccagattttagcacatgtctaacaccatttaaacaccaaaaacgtccagcTCTTATGCTATCCACGCATGTTATctaatccaagtccaaaactgctccaaattgctcaaTTTGACTATTTATTGTCATATTTACCAAATGAacctacaataatacgaaaataacttaaattactacaataaatggaaattaactaagtaattgcaaagaaataagataacaaagttgcataaatatgctctgaTCACTGTATTCCACACGGCATGTCCTGAGTTCGATTCCTGGCCGTAGTGAATCTCACAATGGTGGTCAGATGAGGCTGAAATGCCTATATTCGTCTTCCCGACCCACTCTAAGGTGGAATGTTGGGACGAAGCCACCAGCTAGTccctttttttataaaaaaaaaaattatgagttgTGGTTATGTTGTATGGGGATGGAAATTACGAAACTGTCGCAACTTTGATTAGAACACTTCTAGTGTAGGAAGGCCCCCCATGGCAATTGGCAATTGAATCTCCTCCACTGAATAGTAACTGcatttaatgaacagtaattgccttttgcatctccacccctaaattGAATAGCCATGgtaataggcaataaaatattagtatcttttattttataaaataataaaaaatttatttgtaatttcggataggatttttaaccagtCTCGTTACACCATGTCTCATTATCCGAAAATACAATTTTTGGtgatagatttcgataagaatTTTTATCCAATTCAAGTCCAAGTGTGCTCAAAaccctcaacaacaacaacatcaacGTGTTACGTGTCACTGTCATTACGCATCCAGATAAAACGCCGATCTTAGATTTATCATATCAAACTTTTACCAAACTCCCAAAATACCCCTACTACACCTCCCATTCTCCCACCCCAGCCACCAACAATCCCTGTCATTTCAGTCCCAACCTAGGTCCTCTTTCATCCACCCAAAATTCCCCCACCCTTCTACTATGTCCGAACTCCACCAAAAACCAAGAAAGGTAGATAGGGGAGTGTGAAAGAGAGAtatagaagagagagagaagtggagTTCAATTTCAACACTAACAAGGCGAAACCGGAACAGTGCCTGAGCACCACTTTGAAGCTATTGTCGGTGCATGACTTGTAAAGGACCAAAACTATCGCAATCTGAGCTCGAGAGACCGACCCCAGGATTGAGGGCACCGCGCAGATAATCGCCGTCACCGACACTCACCTCGCCGCTGAATCCCAGATCAACAACCAAAACTAGCAGCCCGACTAGTACGCCATTCTTCAACTCACCCAGTACACTCAAAACCTCGAAATCGTTGTGACTCAGTATCGCCGACTCGCTCTCCTACTTAACCCCTACCTGAATCACTTCCCTTATGCTGATCATGTTTTTCGGCTGGTCTCCGAGGCTTAGAACGTCATTTCTAACCCCACCAAGAAGGCCATGTATGACCACGAGAAGAGCATGTTCAACCAATTCAACTCGCCCATATCCGGGTTGACTCAGCATTTTAGTTGTTCTATGACGTCAACCTTGCATCACTCCCCCTCAGGCACTTGGGCCTTGGACTTCCGTCTGCCCTCTTCCATGGGCTCCTTCATAACCCAATTGCCTGAATAGGCTGGAGCTAGTTTGGGAGGGGATTGGGTTGCAAATGTTCCTTGTCCACTGGGTTAAAGAACACGCTGGAAGTGCTCTTATTGTGGTCATTcttgaaaaaataatttttcttgttCTAGGACGAAAACCATTTTATCATCTAAAATCCTTGCATACTCAACGAAGGTGATGAACTAAGTTTTTTGCTATAGTCTaaacaagtatggcaaagtgaGCGATTACTTCACGATCAAAAGAATCATTTCATATTGAAATTCATTGCCACAAAAAACTctcaaataataattcaatagaGAGTACGATATTCAcgggttgaaaaaaaaattccaaaaccaACAAACTCCTAATGGGTTTCAAGAAATATACAAAATCAACAAACTCCTAATTGTTGTAGCCCTAATTTACTGAACTGTATTTAGGACTAGAGAGGGAGAGGCCGGCGGCAAGAGAAATAGATAAGAGAGATGTAATTTTGaagtgtgtgttgtatcaccccattgtgcctttatttatagtagtaaggtaggttaaatccttaccttaataggattacaactttaATAGGATAATATGTACTAAAGGAAATGTTctaagatatccctagatacattAAGAATTATAGAATCACATTCTTAATCTAATAAGAGGCAAcattcccccttgagtgtgtaaatactcaaacaaaacttCAAATTAGGTTTTCAGCAGTTGAGATAGAACAGTTGATGATGTCGTCTGCATAATGGGTggatgcgagtctcaaattcaaagaaagtatgcaatggtagtaaaactcacacaAGCTCACTAATGTAAAACCTAAGGTAAgtgaaaacccatagactaagaaaaaaagtgaaaagtatGCATAATAtctaaaacaaacgtcaaacGGGACGAAAGTAGTAaactcaacggagtatgatcatcccagaattggtgcctcatcaaaacctcgttaggtagcaaaaacctagtaggaaaaatgctcataatcttaggaaaaatagtacattaagatcaagtgagtatgctttTGGATACTCCctctgagttagacataacttccaagTAAGATaactacaagcaattcaacTCAAATAATTTACGCATACTGATTCCTTGGAAGAGCTTCTGAAAAATAGACTtaggcaatgacttggtgaagagatcgaCTAGGTTGTCCTAGGagcggatttgcttgacttcaatgttatgatgatgttgttgttggtaagagtaaaagaacttcggcGTTATATGCTTgatgttgtctcccttgatgtatatCTTCTTTAACTACTCGATATATACTACATTATCTTCAAAGATCGTCATAGGAAGGTCAACGATGAAATTAAGACCATTAGTGCTTTGAACGTGTTCCAGAACTGCTCTAAACCAAAAACACTTATGCAAGGCTTCATGCAAggcgagaatctcagcatggtttgAATAAGTCACAACTATTGTTTACTTGATAAACCTCCAAGACATTGCGGTGTctccaatggtaaagacatagccCATTTGAGAAACGTGCCCTATGTGGGTCAAACAAATAACCATCATCTGCGTAGCCAACAAGGTGAGAATCAACTCGATAACCGAGGGGGGTCACGGCTCCTTTCGAGGATTCATGGgtgtagaacaagcccaaattcgtcgtacccttaaggtagcggaaaatgtctttaacaccattccaatgTCTGCGTTTAGTCGCAATACTGTATCTAGCCAAAAGGTTAATAGCAAAGGAGATGTCAGATCTAGTGCATTGAGTCAAGTAtaataaagcaccaattgcacttaggtatggaacttcaggctccaaaatctcttctttATCCTCCTTGGGACAGAAGGGACCTCGTTTAGCTTCTAGAGTCCGAACAACCATAGGAGTACTTGAAGGCTTCGTTTTATCCCCATTAAAACGTcacaacaccttctgggtgtagtttgaTTAATGTGCTAGGATTCCATttgaacaatgctcgatctccaggtcgagacaatatcgagttttgcctaagatccttcatctcaaattcagatTTCAAGTGAACGACAATTTTCTCAAGCTTTGTGGTAGTtccgatgaggttcatgtcgtcAACATGCACTGCAATGATCGAAAAtatggaatgtgacttcttgatGAACGCACATGGGCAtaattcattgttcacataGCCCTGACTTGTTAAATATTCActcaaacggttataccacatatGCCCGAGTTGTTTCAATTCGTAGAGTGATATCCTCAATCTAATCGAGAGGGTGTTtcatggtctagaactatttgaaccattcaatggaagtccttatggaactttcatgtagatttCCGTATCTAGATCCCTATAGAGATACGTGGTTACCACGTCTATAAGCTACATATTCagttttcagaaactaccaaactgataaggtagcggtACGTTATGACGTCCATTACGGGGGAATgcgtctcctcgtaatcaatcctaAGGCATTGAAAGAAACCTTGCGCTATAAAAGCAAGCTTTGTATtgtactatttcattcttctcattacgcttcctcacaAAAACCCACTTATAGCCcatgggcttcacatgtggtgaAGTATGAGCTACATGCCCAAACACCTTGCAtttcgcaagtgaatcgagttcgacctggattgcttgtttctagtttgacAAATCGATTCTTCATCGACATTTACCAacggaacgtggttcaatgttATGGCTAAGCATGATGTCGGTAACAACTGTATAAGCAAATGCATCATCGACAATCATTTCATTctgattccaaacctcatccattACTGTGTAATGAACCAAAATCTCGCAAATCTCGAGAGGCCGGTTTGTCTCATCTAAGACATCACCGTAATCTAAAATAACCTCATGCGTTAAAACAGATGAGTACGCGATGGTTAGACTCAAACTAGAGTCACTAGTTTGTGTATTTTTCCTCTTTCGGGGttatgaatcctttgaaccaaggagTCTGCCACGGTTCAAGGTAagagcagatgattggctagctatTAGTGTACCAGGCCACCTGGAAAGTACGGCTGCCCCACCCTCAAAGACTGTCCGGTCTTCCAAGGATGTGTTACAACATACGTTAAGTACGTCCATCCTTACATGTGCTTTTGCAATGGTTATATATGATtttgtcacctttgctagatcaaTAAAAGCATtcggcatgctttgagcaatgctctaAAGATCTAGAATACGTCACACTTTAGTTTCATACTGGGCAATACggagatctaaatgagacatagtgggagtaaTTGACAACAATTCACGACGTTTTACATGAGCATGAGTGAtcttatctccccttaatgATGGGAAGACTGTCatatcaaagtgacaatccgcaaaacgtGCGATAAAGAGATCTCCTGTCAAAGGCTCTACGTATCGAATAATggatggcgaatcataaccaacatagatTATTATTCTTCTCTGATGACCTATTATGGTACGTAGTGGGAGTGCTATTAGCACATAGACTGCGCACCCAAACACATGTAAATGCGAGATGTCAGACTCGTAtctagtaaccaactgtaacggtgaATGAGGTTGGGTAGCGGTGGACCttaggcggaccaacataactACGTGCAATACTGCATGGCCCTAGACAAATACTGGCAATTCGGTTCGCATAACCAAAATTAGAGTT
This region of Malus domestica chromosome 07, GDT2T_hap1 genomic DNA includes:
- the LOC139197397 gene encoding mechanosensitive ion channel protein 1, mitochondrial-like yields the protein MAGVRLSMLKSLRKSTLFSLNLQSFQSYTSYWKIVNYTDPGHIRPAYAFVNRSYHSKETQSHKTFARAHSRALGSVSFVNIQSYTTKPISAFSSTLSSTQIRGATPLVLINPIFSSRSYSSFFGSNADKTGEPGLGVPAASGGSEVDVGNSGIVGSDWVGKFKDAWQSALDAATFTGQKAKETSTELSPYIQQLLDSNPHLRNVVVPIGCTLLGTIFAWFVMPRLFRRFHNYGNQGRAALLSASPSEEQVPYEKSFWGALEDPVRYLVTFMAFSQIGVMVAPTTIAVQYLAPAWRGALILSFVWFLHRWKTNVFTHALATRALLGLDRDKLLAMDNISSVGLFVIGIMALAEACGVAVQSILTVGGIGGVATAFAARDILGNVLSGLSMQFSKPFSLGDTIKAGSIEGQVVEMGITTTCLLNAEKFPVIVPNSLFSSQVIVNKSRAQWRAIVTKIPLQINDLDKIPQISTDIKSMLRSHSKVFLGKEAPYCFLSRLESSFAELTLGCNLKHMSKGELYSTEEEIILRSAQIIKEHGAKLGSTYQI